Part of the Flavobacterium sp. KS-LB2 genome is shown below.
AATAACAGTCAAAATTCAACTCTTAAATTTTAAAGAAACGCTTTGTCCATTTATCCCAAAACGAACTGTAAATAGCTACTAATGTAAAAACTAGTAGAAATAGATGATACCATGCATTACTAATTAAGTCAAAGAAATCTAATTTCCCATTAGCGTAGCTCAATATAAGCAATACTTGAGCACCATAAGGTAAAATCCCTTGAATTATACACGAGAAAATATCCAGAATTGCAGCCGTTTTTTTAGGATTTAATTCGTACTCATCGTTAATTTCTTTAGCAATTGGCCCTGTAATTACAATAGAAACCGTATTATTCGCTATCGCTAAATTAGCAAAACCTACTATAGCGCCAATTCCCGCTTGAGCTGATTTTTTACTTTTAATTCTTTTTTTAATCTGAACTAATAAATACGTTATTCCGCCCGCTTTATCTACCATGGCAGCTAAACCTCCGGTAAGCATAGACAACAAGAAAATATCAGTCATACTAGTAAAGCCTTCATATATCTTTTGCGTAAACTCCATTAGCGTAAATGAACCACTAAAATATCCAATAATACCTGCTAATAAAGTACCAATAAGCAATGTTGAAAATACATTAACACCCACAACCGCTAATACGATTACTAAAATGTAAGGTACAATTGCTATCCATGAAAAATCATTTTTTGCAATGGCAACAGTCACAATATCAGAGTTTAAACCAAGATAAAAGAAAACCAAAATAGTAAAAACTGCAGCAGGGAAGGCAATGAACAAGTTAATTTTGAACTTGTCTTTTAGATCACACCCTAATGATTGCGTTGCTGCAATAGTAGTATCAGAAATCATGGAAAGATTGTCACCAAGCATAGAACCACCTAATAAAGCGCCAGATATAAGCGGTAATGAAGCACCACTTTTATCAGCTAAAGCGACAGCTATTGGACCAATCGCTACAATTGCACCTACTGAAGTTCCTGTAGCAGTTGATAAAAAAGAGGCAATCAAGAAAATACCTAACGGAAAGTAAGCAACGTCAATCGTATTTATCCCAAGGTTCACCACAGCGTCAACTCCGCCCATCGCTTTACTTACCACTGCGAACGCTCCCGCTAGCAAGTAAATTAAACACATGGTCATGATTTTACTTTCGCCACAACCTGCGATTAACGTTTCAACTTTATCCTCAGTTGAGGATTTGAATAATAAAAAAGCGGCGATTATACCAACTAAAACAGCTACTGGAGATGGGAAAGCATAAAAATCATTCAAAATAATTCCCGCTCCCAAAAAAGTAAAAATAAAAACAAATAAAGGAATCAAGGCAAAGGCATTTCCTTTTTCTTTAGAAAATAAAGTCATAAAAATAATTTTAAATTAAAAATTATGACGAAAAACGAAGCTAAATATGGGAATGTAAACAACATTTTTTCCAAAGGATTTGGCTTATCGTTTTAGCACCTTGCTTGTTGTTGCAGGTTGCTATCCTATTGAAGGATTCGTGATAACGGGTGCAAAAGTAATTAATTATTTATGAAATATTTTGAATTTCACTCAAAAAAATAATAAAACAAAAAAAGCGCCACATAAAAATGTAGCGCTTAAATATAAAATTCTGAAAAACAGTCGTTAACTTTTAGAAAGCTACATTCCATTTTGGTAATCTTCCATTTTCGTCAAGGAAGTTTTGTAAAACTTGTCCTTCTACAAATGTAGGAATCACTTTTGTCTTATCATTGAATGTCTCATACCAAACTACCTCTAGTGTGCTGATATCTTCAATTTTCATTTGTGCAGGCCAAGAATATTTTCTTCCAGTTTTTGCAAATTGGTGGCCTTCTACAATTTTATCTTTAAGTCCACCATTTTTAATTTTCAAAGTTCCGTTATTTTGAACAGTTCCAGTAGAACCAACCATAATTAACTCTTTTTCATCTCCTACTGAATACACTAAAAATACTCCAGATCCTTCTGATGCATTGCAAACTTCTGCTAAACTATCTTCTGTAGTAAATGAAAACTGATTGCTAACTTTGAATTTTTTTAACTCTTTGTACATATTATTTTATTTTTATTTGAACTGGCTTCGACAAAAAAATACCCCACAAAATCGTGAGGCCCATTAGAAAACCATTCGTTTATGTTTGTTCTTATTACAATTGAATCTGTAAAAACAGAAATATTTAATAAAGTGCAAAGATATTTCTTTAATTCAATTAATAATAAAAAAGCCCCACAAATTGTGAGGCTTCTAGAAATATTTAATAAGAGTTTAGATTAACCTAAAACTTCTTTTACTTTTTTACCAATTTCAGCTGGAGAATCTACTACGTGAATTCCACATTCTCTCATGATTTGTTTTTTAGCTTCAGCAGTATCATCAGATCCACCAACGATTGCACCAGCATGTCCCATTGTACGTCCTGCTGGAGCGGTAACTCCTGCGATGAAACCTACAACTGGTTTACGGTTACCATCAGCTTTGATCCAATGAGCAGCATCAGCTTCTAATTGTCCACCAATTTCACCTATCATTACGATACATTCTGTTTCTGGGTCATTCATCAATAATTCAACCGCTTCTTTTGTAGTAGTTCCAATGATTGGGTCTCCACCAATACCAATTGCAGTAGTGATTCCTAATCCTTGTTTTACAACTTGGTCAGCAGCTTCATACGTTAATGTTCCAGATTTAGAAACAATACCAACAGTTCCTTTCTTAAAAACAAATCCTGGCATAATACCAACTTTAGCTTCACCCGGAGTAATAATTCCAGGGCAGTTTGGACCTATTAATCTTGCATTTCTTTCTTTAACATAACTATTTGCTTTTATCATGTCAGCAACAGGAATTCCTTCAGTAATTGCAATAATTACTTTGATTCCAGCATCAGCAGCTTCCATAATTGCATCTGCAGCAAAAGCCGGCGGTACAAAAATGATAGTTGTATCAGCACCTGCTTGTTCTACAGCATCTTTTACAGTATTGAAAACTGGTCGGTCTAAGTGCGAAGTTCCACCTTTTCCTGGAGTTACACCACCAACAACGTTAGTACCGTACTCAATCATTTGAGAAGCATGGAAAGTTCCTTCGCTTCCTGTAAAACCTTGAACAATTATTTTGGAATCTTTATTAACTAAAACACTCATGATATATTTTTTATGTAGTTTTTAAAATTGTTATGCAAAAGTATAAAATAGTAATCAGTAATCTGTATTCAGTATTCAGTTTTTTGATACTAAATTATGATAATTGACTCATTTGATACCCTCGAAATAGTTTATTATCTTTTATTTGCCAAATAACCATAAAATGGGCCAATAACATTTCTTCTCTGGGGTTCTCAATCGTTTTCACAAAATGTGAATATCGTAGCGAAATAGTATCATTTTCACTTACAATATGACTAATCCTTACCTTTGAACGAACATAGGCTTTACTTAAATCATTGGACAGACTTAATAGAGAATTGTAGTCCAATTGAACCAATCCTTTACTACTATTCCACTCAACGATAACTTCAGGATGCAAAAAATCTTTTAGGACTTCGCTATCTATAAGGGCATCTGATTTGTAAAATTTCTGAACGATTTCTTTAGCAGACATATTACTTTAGTTTATTAAGAATTTCTGGTATCTTCTTGATATTTGCCAGTTGTTTTAATTTCTCTCTTGATTCTTCAATTGGAGTACCAAAATAAGACTTTCCTCCTTCAACGGATTTTGTTACTCCTGTTTGTCCTAGAATAACTGCCTTTGCTCCTATCGTTATACCACTGGTTGTTCCTACTTGTCCCCAAATAGTCACTTCATCTTCAATAATCACACAACCTGCGATTCCGGTTTGTGAAGCAATTAAACATTTTTTTCCAATAACAGTATCGTGACCTACATGTACTTGATTGTCAATTTTTGTGCCTTCGCCAATGGTTGTATCGCCAGTAACGCCTTTATCAATAGTACAAAGCGCTCCTATACCCACATTATCTTTGATAACCACTCTGCCGCCAGAAAGCAACTGATCGTAACCCTCAGTACGTTTTTTATAATAAAACGCATCTGCGCCTAAAATAGTTCCTGCATGAATGATTACATTATCTCCAATTACGGTATAATCATAAATGGAAACATTAGAATGAATCAAACAATTCTTCCCAATAACAACATGATTTCCTACAAAGGTATTGGGCTGTATTACAGTTCCTTCACCTATATAAGCTGAAGTAGCTATTGAAACATTAGAGACTTGAAATGGCTTGAAATAGTTTGTCAATTTATTAAAATCTCTAAAAGGATCTTCAGAAATCAACAACGCTTTTCCATCCGGACAAGCTACATTTTTATTGATTAAAACAATAGTTGCGGCTGAGTTTAATGCTTTTTCATAGTACTTGGGATGGTCAACAAAAACTATATCTCCTGACTCAACAACATGTATTTCATTCATTCCAGTAACTGGAAAATCTGTATCACCAACATACTCACAGCCGATGATATTTGCAATTTCTTGTAAAGTATAAACTTTTTGGAATTTCATTTTTAATAGTTTTTAGTCTCAGTTTTCAGTTTCAGCTTTCAATCTTTAGTGACACAAACTGTCTGTTAAGACTGAAAACTGAAACTCTATAAAAACTATTCTTTAACACGTTCCATGTAAGAACCTGATGCAGTATCGATTTTAATTTTATCTCCTTCATTAATAAACAAAGGAACATTTACAGTTGCACCAGTTTCAACAGTTGCTGATTTGGTTGCATTTGTAGCTGTATTTCCTTTAATTCCTGGTTCAGCATAAGTCACTTCAAGTATAACAGATGCTGGCATATCTACAGAAAGAGGTAAATCAGTTTCTGTATTGATACTTACCATTACATTTTCTCCTTCTTTCAATAAATCTGGTGAGTCTAAAATGTTTTTGTTCAAAGTAATTTGTTCAAAAGTTTCAGTATTCATAAAATGAAATTGATCACCTTCTGGATATAAAAACTGAAATTTATGGTTTTCTACTCTAACTTCATCTATTTTATGTCCAGCTGAAAAGGTATTGTCTAATACTTTCCCATTTGTTAAACTTCTCAATTTAGTTCTTACAAAAGCAGGTCCTTTTCCTGGTTTTACATGAAGAAATTCAATGATTTTGTAAATATCGTTGTTATATTTAATACACAATCCGTTTTTAATATCTGATGTAGATGCCATTTTTTTATTTATTTGTTGATTCGTTTATTTGTTGATTCGTTTATTTTTTCTATCGATTAAACGATGTAGCAAACAAACATAACCTATTTATTTTTAATAATTTCCAGAATAACCTTTCATTACTCCACGTGATGAATTTCGAATAAAATCAATGATTTCATCTCTTTCAGGTGTTGCTTCCATCTCGGCTTCAATAATACCTAAAGCTTGAGTTGTGTTGTAATTTTTTTGATAGAGAATTCTGTAAATATCTTGAATTTCTCTTATTTTTTCAGTTGTAAAACCGCGTCTTCTTAATCCCACGGAATTAATCCCAACATATGATAAAGGTTCTTTTGCTGCTTTCGTAAATGGCGGAACATCTTTCCTTACCAATGATCCACCAGAAATCATCGCGTGATCTCCTATGTGAATAAATTGATGAACTGCTGCCAAGCCACCGATAACTGCAAATTTACCTACAGTAACGTGACCAGCCAAAGCGACTCCGTTTACAATAATTGCATTATCGCCAATGTGGCAATCGTGTGCAATATGTGCAGTTGCCATTACTAAACAATTATTACCTAAAGTAGTTTGCCCAGAGGCTATTGTTCCTCTATTGATAGTTACACATTCTCTAATCGTGCAATTGTCTCCTATTATTGCTAAAGAATCTTCTCCACCAAATTTTAAATCCTGTGGGACCGCCGAAATAACTGCACCTGGGAATATATTACAATTTTTTCCAATTCTTGCGCCCTCCATTATGGTGACATTTGAACCAATCCAAGTTCCATCTCCAATAACTACATTATTGTGAATGGTTGTAAAGGGCTCAATAACAACATTTTTGGCGATTTTGGCACCAGGATGAACATAGGCTAATGGTTGATTCATATTCTTTATTTAATCGTTTAACTGTTTAATCGATTAACCGAATAAACGATTAACCAAATCAACAAAAAAATTATTGTTTTTTTGCAATTTGCGCCATTAATTCTGCTTCAGCAACTAATTTCCCATTTGCGTAAGCATTTGCTTGCATGTGACAAATTCCTCTTCTGATAGGTGTAATTAAATCACACTTAAAAATCAAGGTATCACCCGGTAATACTTTATGTTTGAATTTAACATTATCTATCTTCATAAAATAAGTCAAATAATTTTCAGGATCCGGAACCGTACTTAATACAAGTATCCCTCCTGTTTGAGCCATAGCCTCTACAATTAAAACGCCTGGCATAACTGGAGCTTCAGGAAAATGTCCTACAAAGAAATTCTCATTCATGGTAACATTTTTCATACCCACAACATGAGTTTCAGACATTTCAATAATTCTGTCAATCAATAAAAATGGTGGTCTATGGGGAAGAACAGCCATAATTTTATGAATATCCATTAAAGGTTCTTGGTGTAAATCATAAACAGGAACATAATTTCTTTGTTCTATTTTTATGATTTTAGCCATTTTTTTAGCAAACTGTGTGTTTACAAAATGCCCAGGTTTATTGGCTATTACTTTTCCTTGAATTCGGGTTCCAATTAATGCTAAATCACCTACTACATCCAGTAATTTATGTCTTGCCGCTTCATTTGGGTAATGCAAAGTAAGATTATCTAAAATACCGTTTGGCTTAACTGTAATTTCATCTTTTCCAAAAGCAACTTTTAAATTCTCCATCGTTGCTGCTGAAATTTCTTTATCTACATAAACAATGGCATTATTTAAATCGCCCCCTTTGATTAAACCATTTTCCAATAATGATTCTAATTCATGTAAAAAACTAAAGGTTCTTGACTCTGATATTTCCGTTTTAAAATCTGAAATACTTTTCATCGTAGCATTTTGAGTTCCCAGTATTTTTGTACCAAAATCTACCATTGCTGTAACGGAATATTGCTCGTTTGGCATTACTAATATTTCACTTCCAGATGCTTCATCTATAAAAGAAATAACTTCTTTTACTACATAAATATTTCTTTTAGCATTCTGTTCTTCAATTTCAGCTTTTTCAAGTGCCTCCACAAAATATTTTGAAGAGCCATCCATAATTGGAAGCTCAGAAGCATTTAATTCTATGATTACATTATCTAGATCACAACCAATTAATGCTGCTAAAACATGCTCAGGTGTTTGAATTTTAACTCCCAGTTTCTCTAAATTAGTTCCTCTTTGCGTGTTTACAACATAATTTGCATCCGCTTCAATAATAGGTTGTCCTTCGAGATCTATTCGTACAAAAGTAAAACCATTATTGACTGGAGCAGGTTTAAAAGTCATTTTTACTTCTTTTCCTGTGTGTAATCCAACTCCAGTTAGCGAAATTTCTGTTTTGATGGTCTTCTGTTTAACCATTGTTTCCATTTTTTTGGTTTAATATTTGTTTTTTTAATTCTTCTATTTCTGCAACAATCTTAGGTAAATTCTTGAAATGAACATAGGATTTACTAAAATCATTGTATCCAAATGTAGGGCTTCCTTGCAAGATTTCATCGTCTTTTATATTCCTTCCAACACCCGATTGTGCTTGAATTCGAACATTATTACCAATGTTTAAATGTCCTGAAATTCCAACTTGGCCACCAATCATACCGCTTTTGCCAATTTTTGTGGAGCCAGCAACTCCTGTTTGAGCGGCAATTACTGTATTCTCTCCTATCTCAACATTATGAGCAATTTGAATTTGATTGTCAAGCTTTACTCCTTTTCTAATAATCGTTGAGCCCATTGTAGCTCTATCTATTGTTGTACAAGAACCGATATCAACATTATCTTCTATTATTACATTTCCTATTTGCGGAATTTTAGTATACGTTCCATCTGGATTGGGTGCAAAGCCAAAACCATCAGCACCTATGATTGCGCCAGAATGAATCGTACAATTGTTCCCAATTAAGGTCTCCGAATAAATTTTTGCACCAGCGAATAATATAACATTATCCCCAATTACTACATTATCTCCTACGAAGCAGTTGGGATATATTTTTACATTTTTACCTAAAACTACATTTTGGCCTACATAACTAAAACTACCAAGATATAAATTATCTCCATATTTTGCATTTTCTGACAGGAAAGAAGGCTGTTCTATTCCACTTTTATTCAATTTTACCTGATTATAAAACTCTAATAATTTAGAAAATGCTGCATAAGCATCTTGCACTTTTATTAATGTAGTTGTCAAAGGTGATTCAGCCACAAAAGTCTCATTAACAATTGTTACTGAGGCTTTTGTAGAATATATATAATTAAGATATTTAGGATTTGATAAAAAAGTAAGTGATCCCTCGGTGCCTTCTTCGATTTTTGACAATCTAAAAACTTCCACCATTGGATTCCCTACAACTTCTCCTTCTAATATCCCTGCTATTTGCTCTGCTGTAAATTTCATTGCGACAAAAATATAAAAAAATAGATTTTAAATGACCTTTTTATAGCAGTTGTTTTGGGAAACAGATATAATATTTAGTCACCAATTTAGATAACGATTTTAAATTCAGCTGGTCAGAAGATTCTATAACGTCCTCAATTGTGCTGTCTTTTTTCAAAATTCGTATTGGTTCTGCTTCTTTGCTATATGCTTGATTTTTTATTTTGCCTTTAAATATAAAATAATTGGTTTCAACTAATGAAATATTATTTTCTAATGCAAAACGTTCTTTTAGCGGTTGTAATTCTTCAATCGCTACTTTTTCGCTCGTTAATTTTATTTTTAATAAATCTCGGTTTACTATCATTTTACTCAAAGACGACAATATAAAATCATCCTGTTTTTGCCAAGCTTTTAAAGCTCCAATAATATCAAAATCATCTAATTGAGCAAATAAATCTAAGGTTTCAGCATCAAAAGTATCAATCGTAACTTTTTTTTGTATGAAAAACAATAACGGCTCACTACAAGGAAGCTGTACTCCTTTTAATGTTAATTCTTTGGCTCGTTTTAAGATTTTCATCAAAATTAACTCTGCTACCAAACTTGTTTTGTGCAGATACGCCTGCCAATACATCAAACGTCTGGACATCAAAAACTTTTCGACTGAATAAATTCCTTTTTCTTCAATGACCAAATAATCGTCTACAACATTCATCATTTGGATTAGTCGTTCTGAGTTGACGTTCCCTTCAGCTACTCCCGAGTAAAAACTGTCGCGTTTCAAATAATCCATTCGATCCATATCCAATTGACTCGAAATCAACTGTAGCATAAATTTCCTATTGTATTCGCCTTTAAAAACCTGAATAGCCAAACTTAACTGTCCGTCAAATTCCAGATTCAATTGGTTCATAAATAATAGTGAAATTTCTTCGTGATGTACATCTTCAACAATGCTTTTTTCCATAGCATGTGAAAAAGGCCCATGTCCTATATCGTGCAATAAAATAGCAATATACAGCGCATTTTCTTCTTCGGGAGATATTGAAACTCCTTTGAAACGCAATACATCGACTGCTTTTTGCATCAAATGCATACAGCCTAAAGCATGATGAAAACGGGTATGATTTGCTCCCGGATATACTAGATACGACAATCCCATTTGAGATATTCGACGCAAACGCTGAAAATAAGGATGCTGAACTAAATCGTAGATTAAGGCATTTGGAATGGTAATAAACCCATAAATGGGATCATTAAATATTTTTAGCTTATTGATTTGACTCACTATTAAGTTTGTTTTTAAGGTCAACAAATATAAGTAAATTAGATTTCAAAAACAGAAGCGTTCCTAATTGTGATTTAGAGTAAAAAAAACGGAGCGTTTGAAGCGCTCCGTTGTGTATTTTTTTTATAGTTTTCTAATCCAAATATTTCTAAATTGATTTTTAGAATCATGATCTTGAAGTGAAATAACATCCTCACCATGCGAAGAAGGATAATTATGTAAGCCAATATAAAGCGTTAAGCCGTTTATGGTTGAATTGTTTTGTACTAAAACACCATTTAAAAACACGGTAATTCGCGCTGGGGCATCAATTCTACCATCTGCTTTAAATCGCGGTGCGGTATAAATCACGTCATAAGCATTCCACTCTAATGGTGTTTTCACAGCATTTACTAATGGTGGATGATCTTTATAGATACTTCCTGCTTGTCCGTTAGCATAAGTCCTATTATTGTATGAATCTAAAATTTGAAGTTCGTAGCGATTTTGAAAAAACACGCCGCTATTTCCTCTGGCTTGTCCACCATCAAGTACTTCATCTGGAGCACTCCACTCTAAATGCAACTGACAATCACCAAAAGCCATCTTAGTTTGTATAGCTCCTGAACCTGGAACCACTTCCATATAATCTTTATCTACAATTTTCCAAGCTGCAGGTTTTGTAACGTCTTTTTGACTAACCCATTGCTCTAAGTTTTTACCATCAAATAAAATAATTGCATCAGAAGGTGCATTTCCTAGGATTTTAGCAGGCGTGATTACTTTTACTGCTGGTTCCCAAATTTCTGTCATTTCGGGTTTCATTGGCATAGGCGAAACCTCTGGCGGAGTGTTTACAAATTTGTGTTGTGCCATTGCTATTGTTGCAGAAAACAGGGTAATAGTTAAAAGAGAATTTTTAATTTTTTTAGATTTCATAGTTAAATTCATTTGGTTTAATAAAGTATAATTATTGGTTAATTGTTCTCTTTTCAATATTAAGCATTTTTTTTTCACGAACTAACAATTAATCCAAATATAACGAATTCGTTCATAAACTTTAGATTTTCGTAA
Proteins encoded:
- a CDS encoding nuclear transport factor 2 family protein; translation: MSAKEIVQKFYKSDALIDSEVLKDFLHPEVIVEWNSSKGLVQLDYNSLLSLSNDLSKAYVRSKVRISHIVSENDTISLRYSHFVKTIENPREEMLLAHFMVIWQIKDNKLFRGYQMSQLS
- a CDS encoding Na+/H+ antiporter NhaC family protein; the encoded protein is MTLFSKEKGNAFALIPLFVFIFTFLGAGIILNDFYAFPSPVAVLVGIIAAFLLFKSSTEDKVETLIAGCGESKIMTMCLIYLLAGAFAVVSKAMGGVDAVVNLGINTIDVAYFPLGIFLIASFLSTATGTSVGAIVAIGPIAVALADKSGASLPLISGALLGGSMLGDNLSMISDTTIAATQSLGCDLKDKFKINLFIAFPAAVFTILVFFYLGLNSDIVTVAIAKNDFSWIAIVPYILVIVLAVVGVNVFSTLLIGTLLAGIIGYFSGSFTLMEFTQKIYEGFTSMTDIFLLSMLTGGLAAMVDKAGGITYLLVQIKKRIKSKKSAQAGIGAIVGFANLAIANNTVSIVITGPIAKEINDEYELNPKKTAAILDIFSCIIQGILPYGAQVLLILSYANGKLDFFDLISNAWYHLFLLVFTLVAIYSSFWDKWTKRFFKI
- the sucD gene encoding succinate--CoA ligase subunit alpha, yielding MSVLVNKDSKIIVQGFTGSEGTFHASQMIEYGTNVVGGVTPGKGGTSHLDRPVFNTVKDAVEQAGADTTIIFVPPAFAADAIMEAADAGIKVIIAITEGIPVADMIKANSYVKERNARLIGPNCPGIITPGEAKVGIMPGFVFKKGTVGIVSKSGTLTYEAADQVVKQGLGITTAIGIGGDPIIGTTTKEAVELLMNDPETECIVMIGEIGGQLEADAAHWIKADGNRKPVVGFIAGVTAPAGRTMGHAGAIVGGSDDTAEAKKQIMRECGIHVVDSPAEIGKKVKEVLG
- the lpxA gene encoding acyl-ACP--UDP-N-acetylglucosamine O-acyltransferase, translated to MNQPLAYVHPGAKIAKNVVIEPFTTIHNNVVIGDGTWIGSNVTIMEGARIGKNCNIFPGAVISAVPQDLKFGGEDSLAIIGDNCTIRECVTINRGTIASGQTTLGNNCLVMATAHIAHDCHIGDNAIIVNGVALAGHVTVGKFAVIGGLAAVHQFIHIGDHAMISGGSLVRKDVPPFTKAAKEPLSYVGINSVGLRRRGFTTEKIREIQDIYRILYQKNYNTTQALGIIEAEMEATPERDEIIDFIRNSSRGVMKGYSGNY
- a CDS encoding bifunctional UDP-3-O-[3-hydroxymyristoyl] N-acetylglucosamine deacetylase/3-hydroxyacyl-ACP dehydratase, which produces MVKQKTIKTEISLTGVGLHTGKEVKMTFKPAPVNNGFTFVRIDLEGQPIIEADANYVVNTQRGTNLEKLGVKIQTPEHVLAALIGCDLDNVIIELNASELPIMDGSSKYFVEALEKAEIEEQNAKRNIYVVKEVISFIDEASGSEILVMPNEQYSVTAMVDFGTKILGTQNATMKSISDFKTEISESRTFSFLHELESLLENGLIKGGDLNNAIVYVDKEISAATMENLKVAFGKDEITVKPNGILDNLTLHYPNEAARHKLLDVVGDLALIGTRIQGKVIANKPGHFVNTQFAKKMAKIIKIEQRNYVPVYDLHQEPLMDIHKIMAVLPHRPPFLLIDRIIEMSETHVVGMKNVTMNENFFVGHFPEAPVMPGVLIVEAMAQTGGILVLSTVPDPENYLTYFMKIDNVKFKHKVLPGDTLIFKCDLITPIRRGICHMQANAYANGKLVAEAELMAQIAKKQ
- the lpxD gene encoding UDP-3-O-(3-hydroxymyristoyl)glucosamine N-acyltransferase, with amino-acid sequence MKFTAEQIAGILEGEVVGNPMVEVFRLSKIEEGTEGSLTFLSNPKYLNYIYSTKASVTIVNETFVAESPLTTTLIKVQDAYAAFSKLLEFYNQVKLNKSGIEQPSFLSENAKYGDNLYLGSFSYVGQNVVLGKNVKIYPNCFVGDNVVIGDNVILFAGAKIYSETLIGNNCTIHSGAIIGADGFGFAPNPDGTYTKIPQIGNVIIEDNVDIGSCTTIDRATMGSTIIRKGVKLDNQIQIAHNVEIGENTVIAAQTGVAGSTKIGKSGMIGGQVGISGHLNIGNNVRIQAQSGVGRNIKDDEILQGSPTFGYNDFSKSYVHFKNLPKIVAEIEELKKQILNQKNGNNG
- a CDS encoding HD domain-containing protein, giving the protein MSQINKLKIFNDPIYGFITIPNALIYDLVQHPYFQRLRRISQMGLSYLVYPGANHTRFHHALGCMHLMQKAVDVLRFKGVSISPEEENALYIAILLHDIGHGPFSHAMEKSIVEDVHHEEISLLFMNQLNLEFDGQLSLAIQVFKGEYNRKFMLQLISSQLDMDRMDYLKRDSFYSGVAEGNVNSERLIQMMNVVDDYLVIEEKGIYSVEKFLMSRRLMYWQAYLHKTSLVAELILMKILKRAKELTLKGVQLPCSEPLLFFIQKKVTIDTFDAETLDLFAQLDDFDIIGALKAWQKQDDFILSSLSKMIVNRDLLKIKLTSEKVAIEELQPLKERFALENNISLVETNYFIFKGKIKNQAYSKEAEPIRILKKDSTIEDVIESSDQLNLKSLSKLVTKYYICFPKQLL
- a CDS encoding 3-keto-disaccharide hydrolase, with the translated sequence MKSKKIKNSLLTITLFSATIAMAQHKFVNTPPEVSPMPMKPEMTEIWEPAVKVITPAKILGNAPSDAIILFDGKNLEQWVSQKDVTKPAAWKIVDKDYMEVVPGSGAIQTKMAFGDCQLHLEWSAPDEVLDGGQARGNSGVFFQNRYELQILDSYNNRTYANGQAGSIYKDHPPLVNAVKTPLEWNAYDVIYTAPRFKADGRIDAPARITVFLNGVLVQNNSTINGLTLYIGLHNYPSSHGEDVISLQDHDSKNQFRNIWIRKL
- the efp gene encoding elongation factor P, with translation MASTSDIKNGLCIKYNNDIYKIIEFLHVKPGKGPAFVRTKLRSLTNGKVLDNTFSAGHKIDEVRVENHKFQFLYPEGDQFHFMNTETFEQITLNKNILDSPDLLKEGENVMVSINTETDLPLSVDMPASVILEVTYAEPGIKGNTATNATKSATVETGATVNVPLFINEGDKIKIDTASGSYMERVKE
- a CDS encoding UDP-3-O-(3-hydroxymyristoyl)glucosamine N-acyltransferase produces the protein MKFQKVYTLQEIANIIGCEYVGDTDFPVTGMNEIHVVESGDIVFVDHPKYYEKALNSAATIVLINKNVACPDGKALLISEDPFRDFNKLTNYFKPFQVSNVSIATSAYIGEGTVIQPNTFVGNHVVIGKNCLIHSNVSIYDYTVIGDNVIIHAGTILGADAFYYKKRTEGYDQLLSGGRVVIKDNVGIGALCTIDKGVTGDTTIGEGTKIDNQVHVGHDTVIGKKCLIASQTGIAGCVIIEDEVTIWGQVGTTSGITIGAKAVILGQTGVTKSVEGGKSYFGTPIEESREKLKQLANIKKIPEILNKLK